A genomic segment from Maniola jurtina chromosome 16, ilManJurt1.1, whole genome shotgun sequence encodes:
- the LOC123873457 gene encoding uncharacterized protein LOC123873457: MAPMFTRKAAALEEQQKLKNALHEIKSLKQLNTQLLKEQDESEAEMRIIIARNSQLKSELANLHNAHTLLSEERDQLQLAVGSFNQCIQTYEEALGKISMLEDELSQSQQLICDLQSQIASYETQKTNNLYDELLASSSTAPVLTIDLTCDSPCAANNKPHSETIHLNSHKKIKKYIKIGKLIKKTKKLIKFQKLCNKNIRLRKERSDLLNKLNTYCSSLQEMRVQYETDVRSLNEEILKLENSLKTVTSQYELSQKQVGEHILAADELLALSNYNIDRLDSLINRCECSNKVPDEMPVDSQCIGQQKGCENNGSSLHCPQRKTFVVSDGLGKDFGHLISNKLHQTVINICNPGAPYEYIIENVKGFY; the protein is encoded by the exons ATGGCTCCTATGTTCACCAGAAAAGCTGCAGCTCTTGAAGAACAACAGAAACTGAAAAATGCTTTACacgaaataaaatcactgaaacaattaaataccCAATTACTGAAGGAACAAGATGAAAGTGAAGCTGAGATGAGAATCATTATTGCTAGGAACTCACAGTTAAAGTCTGAACTTGCAAACCTGCACAACGCTCATACTTTGTTATCAGAGGAGCGCGACCAACTTCAGTTGGCAGTAGGGTCGTTCAATCAGTGCATACAAACTTATGAAGAGGCTCTGGGAAAGATATCTATGTTAGAGGATGAATTAAGCCAATCTCAACAGTTAATTTGTGACCTTCAGTCACAAATAGCAAGttatgaaacacaaaaaacaaataacttgtaTGATGAGCTGCTTGCTTCATCCTCAACAGCACCAGTGTTGACAATTGACCTGACCTGTGACAGCCCTTGTGCTGCTAATAATAAGCCACACTCAGAAACTATCCATTTAAatagtcacaaaaaaattaaaaaatacattaaaattggtaaattaattaaaaaaacgaaaaaattaataaaatttcagaaattatgtaataaaaacattaggcttaggaaagaacgttcagatttattaaataagctcaatacatattgttcctcactgcaagagatgagagttcaatatgaaactgacgttcggagtcttaatgaggagattctaaaactggaaaactccttgaaaacagttacttcccagtacgagctgtcacagaaacaggtcggtgagcatatactggccgctgatgagctgttagccttaagtaattataatatagatcgtcTCGACTCTCTGATTAATAGATGTGAGTGCTCAAATAAGGTTCCGGACGAAATGCCAGTGGACAGTCAGTGTATAGGACAACAAAAAGGCTGTGAAAACAATGGTTCCTCGTTACATTGCCCTCAGCGGAAAAcatttgttgtttcagatggattgggaaaagactttggtcatttaataagtaataaattacatcaaacagtgatcaacatatgtaacccaggggcaccatatgaatatataattgaaaatgtaaaaggct TCTACTAA